Proteins encoded together in one Labrus mixtus chromosome 18, fLabMix1.1, whole genome shotgun sequence window:
- the LOC132993435 gene encoding uncharacterized protein LOC132993435 codes for MNKAREPRGKLFFLFVSTMVSTILFILYVIGTSPVEYISPPRLQEPPNVCPVGTAEHTITPLNNTDHFLVSAFMDQRVKGFDLRIISIFKTNSAKPLYCLFCCAGQLSNTTPTNILQHRENFGFLFVTTDIMCQIPQNCNATHVTLQTKPERVKALDQLWLPIRNQKTKGNEEKKLQFNFTVCLSNLFGGINNVLQFAQSLEMYRLLGVDRVVIYNTSCGPELDLLLQSYSRTGFLEIVPWPIDLFLSPSWGWLYSVSGGDMHYFGQLATLNECVYRSMDRSRYVLLNDIDEIIMPYQHNNLMSLMNTLQQQHPKTGVFLIENHIFPKTVFEPSKRFHLPKWDKVPGVNILEHIYREDPDRTKYHPHKLIVQPRLVEQVSVHAPLKAFGTTYKVPPDVCRIVHVRVSLRGKLDAKELNEDTRLWDFNEKLIPNVDKALERAGLLRSEPAL; via the exons ATGAACAAAGCAAGAGAACCCAGAGGGAAActgttcttcctgtttgtttctacTATGGTTTCTACCATCCTTTTCATTCTCTATGTCATTGGCACATCCCCTGTGGAGTACATTTCCCCCCCAAGGCTGCAGGAGCCTCCGAATGTATGCCCTGTGGGGACTGCCGAGCACACCATCACCCCCCTGAACAACACTGACCACTTCCTGGTGTCAGCCTTCATGGACCAGAGAGTGAAAGGATTTGATTTACGCATTATTagcatatttaaaacaaactccGCCAAACCTCTTTACTGTCTTTTCTGCTGTGCAGGCCAGTTATCAAATACAACTccaacaaacattttacaacatagAGAAAACTTTGGTTTTCTCTTTGTCACTACGGATATCATGTGTCAGATTCCTCAAAACTGCAACGCTACACATGTTACTCTTCAGACTAAGCCAGAAAGAGTGAAGGCATTGGACCAGCTTTGGCTTCCTATAAGAAACCAGAAGACCAAAGGGAATGAGGAGAAAAAGTTGCAGTTTAACTTCACAGTCTGTCTCTCTAATTTGTTTGGAGGAATCAACAACGTGCTTCAGTTTGCACAATCGCTGGAGATGTACAG GTTGCTAGGTGTTGACAGGGTGGTGATCTACAACACCAGCTGTGGCCCAGAACTGGACCTCCTGTTGCAGAGCTACAGCAGGACAGGCTTCCTGGAGATAGTTCCTTGGCCGATCGACTTGTTTCTGAGTCCATCTTGGGGCTGGCTCTACTCTGTGAGCGGGGGGGACATGCATTACTTTGGTCAACTGGCTACACTTAACGAGTGTGTTTACAGATCCATGGACCGGTCGCGTTACGTCCTGTTGAACGATATTGATGAGATTATAATGCCATACCAACACAACAACCTGAtgtctctgatgaacacactcCAACAGCAGCATCCAAAG acaggtgtgttcCTCATTGAGAACCATATCTTCCCCAAGACTGTTTTCGAGCCAAGCAAGAGGTTTCATCTACCTAAGTGGGACAAAGTGCCAGGGGTCAATATTCTGGAGCACATCTACAGGGAGGACCCCGACAGAACAAAATATCACCCGCACAAGTTAATAGTTCAGCCAAG GTTGGTGGAGCAGGTTTCTGTGCATGCACCGCTCAAGGCTTTTGGAACCACATACAAAGTTCCCCCAGACGTTTGTCGGATCGTTCACGTCCGTGTTTCTCTGAGGGGAAAATTGGATGCCAAGGAGCTCAATGAGGATACACGCCTGTGGGACTTTAACGAAAAACTAATTCCCAATGTTGACAAAGCACTGGAGAGAGCAGGGCTGCTGAGATCAGAACCTGCCCTTTAA